The genomic window GACAAATCACCTGCTCAATTGTTATGCTGGGCGAACCACAGCAGATACCAACAGGAATCACGACACCAGGAATTACTAACAGTATAACCCGTGTATAAAAAACTGATTGTGGCATTAATCCAAAATCTAAAATGCCCATTCCCCAAATTTGACAATTTTGTCTAACGAAGACTTTATTTTGTTGAAGATTTGATGAATTTTAAGTTAGGCAAGCACAAAGTTTAAACGATGTTTGTTATTTTGCTAAATGAATTAGCCGTAATACTCAATATAATGTAATAGAAATAAATACATAGTAAAATTGCTCAATTATTCAGTGTTAGATTTTGGATTTTCCCTGTTGTTTCTGTATTTTCATACTTAGACTGGGTACTCTAAATTAACAATATCAACAACAGCTAGCAATATTTTGTAAGTAACTGAGAAAATATGAGAATTTTGGTGACGGGCGGTGCTGGGTTTATTGGTTCTCATCTGATTGACCGACTTATACCTGAAGGGCATGAAGTCATCTGCTTAGATAACTTCTACACAGGACACAAACGTAACATCCTCAAATGGATGAATCATCCCAACTTTGAACTCATCCGCCATGACATCACCGAACCAATTCGGTTAGAAGTAGATCAAATTTACCATCTAGCTTGTCCAGCTTCTCCAGTACATTACCAGTACAACCCTGTAAAAACCGTTAAAACTAACGTCATGGGAACACTGAATATGCTGGGATTAGCCAAGCGCGTTAAGGCGAGATTTTTCCTGGCTTCTACTAGCGAAGTATACGGAGATCCAGAAGTTCACCCCCAACCAGAAGAGTACAGGGGTAGCGTTAATCCTATTGGTTTGCGTTCCTGCTATGACGAAGGTAAGAGAATCGCTGAAACTCTAGCATTTGACTACTACAGACAAAATAAAGTCGATATTCGAGTTGTCCGTATATTTAACACCTACGGGCCAAGAATGTTAGAAAATGATGGGCGGGTTGTCAGTAATTTTATAGTTCAAGCCTTGCGAGGTACACCTCTAACTGTCTATGGTGATGGCTCACAAACTCGCAGTTTTTGCTATGTATCCGATCTAGTGGAAGGATTTATCCGCTTGATGAATAGTGACTATATCGGTCCACTCAATTTGGGTAATCCTGGTGAATACACGATTTTAGAATTGGCTCAAGCTGTGCAGAATTTAATTAACCCAGATGCAGAGATTAAATTTGAGCCTTTACCTGCTGACGATCCTCGTCGTCGCCAACCGGATATCACAAAAGCAAAAACCCTGTTAAATTGGCAACCGACTATTCCTCTAGAAGAAGGATTAAAGATAACAATAGAGGATTTCCGCGATCGCGTCAAAAATAGCGTCTAGATTTCACGTCGTCGATGCTACGTTTAGATACAGGTTTAATCTATTTGTCAACCGTAGTTATGTAGCGGTTTTCCCTAAAAGAGTTTCAACGTTGTAATTAATACTTCGTTTCTGAATAAAAGCCCCAAACAAAGTGAGGAGTTCAAGAAATGCGTGTTTGTGTAATAGGTACTGGTTACGTTGGCTTAGTTACAGGTGCTTGTTTAGCTCATATTGGACACGATGTTATTTGTGTAGACAATAACGAAGAAAAAGTCAAACTGATGAAATCTGGGCAGTCGCCAATTTTTGAGCCTGGACTATCAGAAATTATGCAGTCTGCGATTCAAAGTGGAAAAATCGAATTTACCACGGATTTAGCTGCTGGCGTTACCCACGGAGAAATTTTATTTATTGCCGTAGGTACACCACCTTTGCCCACTGGTGAAAGTGATACTCGTTATGTTGAAGCTGTAGCCCGTGGGATCGGTGCTAACCTCAACGGTGGTTATAAGGTAATTGTGAATAAATCCACAGTACCCATTGGCTCAGGTGATTGGGTGCGGATGATTGTGATGGACGGTATTGCTGAACGCGAAAAAACTCTGGTGACAGCCGGTGGGGGAACTAGTGAAGATCAACTACCTGAGCTAGTACCTCAGTTTGATGTCGTCAGTAATCCAGAGTTTTTACGGGAAGGTTCAGCAGTATACGATACATTTAACCCTGATCGCATCGTCTTAGGTGGCAATAGCACTAAAGCCATCTCCATGATGCAAGAACTGTACTCCCCCATTGTGGAACGCAAGTTTGCTGAAGACAAATCTTTACCTCCCGTAGCTGTACTAGCAACAGACCTCAGTTCAGCAGAAATGATTAAATACGCTGCTAACGCTTTCCTCGCTACTAAGATTAGTTTTATTAACGAAGTAGCTAACATTTGCGATCGCGTTGGTGCTGATGTTACCCAAGTAGCAAAAGGTATTGGTTTAGACTCCCGCATTGGCAGTAAGTTCTTACAAGCTGGTATTGGTTGGGGTGGTTCTTGTTTCCCCAAAGACGTTTCCGCGCTGATTCATACTGCTGATGACTATGGCTATGAGGCTCAGTTATTAAAATCTGCTGTTACTGTCAACGAACGTCAGCGTCTCATTGCGCTAGAAAAACTTCAGCAAGTGCTAAAAATCCTTAAAGGTAAAACTGTTGGTTTATTAGGTCTTACCTTCAAGCCTGATACCGACGATTTACGCGATGCACCAGCACTAAATTTAATCGAACAACTAAACCGCTTGGGTGCTAAGGTCAAAGCCTACGACCCCATCATTTCCCAAACAGGAATGCGTCATGGTCTTTCTGGTGTACTAGTCGAAACTGATGCTGAACGTTTAGCTGATGGCTGCGATGCTTTGGTACTCGTCACTGAATGGCAACAGTTTAGCTCTCTTGATTACACCAAGATGGCACAATTGATGAGCAACCCTGTAATTATCGATGGTCGTAACTTCCTCGACCCCGAAACAATGATCCGCGCAGGATTCCAATACGTAGGTGTTGGTAGAAGATAGAAAATTAGCACGTAATTAGTTTTATAGCGGTTCTCGCTTTAGTGAGGTATAAGAACCCCACCCCCAACCCCCTCCCCGCAAGCAAGGAGGGGCTATGATATAGCTCATGTGATTAGGAAACGCTATATATCCCAATTAAAGACCGCCTAGAAACTTCTAGACGGTCTTTAATTACGAATTACCAAGCCCCGTTGGGGCGGGTGTAGGGGTGTAGGGGTGTAGGGGGAAGAAAGAGCAGCCAACCTAACCCTTGGGTTAAAAGCCCTCTTCTTTGGGACAACGGTGTTTGGTTCTTTTTTAATCCCCGTCCAACACCTTCAACCCCTACACCCTTACACCCTTACACCCCTACACCCCTACACCCCTAATGAAGAATTACGAACTACGCGGAATCCTTTCAATTTCTGCATAACCACTAAAAATCAACCTCTGACCTTCAGTTTCTAAGCGATTGAGGCGCATTTTTACCCCATCCAGGTCAAAGCGATCCAAATCAACCATATTATCTAAAATTTCCGCTAATGCTAGGCTCAAAGTTTGTGATATTTCTTTTTGGGCTTCTGGTACTTGGTCAAGCTCAATTTTGGGATCTTTAAAAGCAATCCGGCGACGCTTTTCTACAGAAAGGCTTAAAGTCATTTGTAGTGGTATCAGTTCCCCACTGTTTAAATCTGCCTTAGCTGACAGTCGTAGGCGACTTTGCGGTAATAGCTGTACTTGCACCTCGGTAAACGATACTGGCTTACCACCGGATAATTCTGTTAAAGCAGGTACAGAGAGATTAATTAGGCGTTTTTTGACCAGTTCAGCATTAAAAGCTTGGTTGATTCCATCCTCGGATAATACTATTTGAGCGATCGCCTGAGTTGGTTGCTTAAGATTTAATTTCCCACTTAACACTGCACCAAAGTCAATAGCCACCGCATCCGTTTCAAAAGACATTTCTTCTACAGCAAAATCCCTACGGATAACCAAGCCGCGACCACTCATTTTAAAACTATCGATACTGCCTTGCAACAGTTTGCTGGAGGGATAGCAGCGCACAAGGACTTCTACCAACTCGCTTTGGGTAAATAAATGGCGAATCGTTTGGCTGGCGACCGTGTTGAGCATTTTTTCGCCCCAATCAGTGCCTTTAGGATCTTGTAAACCAGTTAGTCCGCCGAACATTTGGTTGTGGGTCTCTAGAAGTTCTTTGTACTTTTGTAACAAAATGTGAACGATACCGCAAGCGATCCCGTGATTAAATGTGCTGATAGTTTGACTTGGGATAACTGATGATAGAAAAAACAGGGTAAACCAACCCCCTTTGGGGGAAGTCAAAACTCAAAACTCAAAAATATTCATTCACCTATCACCTGTCACCTGTCACCTGTCCCCTGTCACCTGTCCCCTGTCACCTGTCACCTGTCACCTGTCACCTATCACCTGTCACCTATCACCTAATTTTTCCCATTGGGTCGTTGAATAATGGTCTCGACGACTCGCCGCTTCGCTTTAGGGTCAATTCCAACCAAACGCACGTACTCACCGCTATATTCAGCTAAACAAGCTTCTAAAGCGGATATAGCGTCAGATTCAGCATCAATGTGAATAGTACCGCAACTCTGCCAAGAACCTATGCGGAAGCGGCGTTCATCTACGTGTTCAAAATTAATTTGATGACCTTGAGATAAAATTTGCCGGATTTGTTCTTGTGTCTCTAAACTTAAGTGGCTACTAACACTATGGTGCGTTGGTGAACCATTAGTTGAAGGCTGAATTTTTGGTGTTACTTCAGGTAATGGTGCGGGTTGATAGCTTCTACCTCTATTCAGACGATTGTATTCATCCACTAACTGGGAAGTTTCTACTCGTTGTTGTTCACCCACGATGAATTTCCCAGACTCGATTAAGTGAGAGAGGTTAAAATTGGGCTTTTTAAATGCTGGTGGACCTTCTAAGCTATTCACGACACGTGAAGATATACCCTCATACCCTACTTGATGGATAAATTGGCGGATTTGTTCGTCGTAAATGCGCGATCGCAATGCACTATAGAAATCAATAGATTGATTAGGAAACGTATCAACTAGTTGTTCAATTTCCCTGGGTGAGATTCCATCTTCAGCAAAAATCCCGCCAACAATCCCCACTTTGTCATCACGGTTAGGATCCCAATAAAACTTCTCCATCCGTCCATCCCGAATTAATGGCGCATAGAGTGTGGAAAAATCATTCCCTGTAACAATAATGGGGACGCGTCTTATCGGGTTCGAGTCATAGCTTCCAGGTAACTGCACATCTGTAGGATTATCAGCAATATTCATTAGTGTGGCATTCACCAACTGAGTATTTACAGTGTATTGAGTCCCTTCGTCAAAGCGTCCTGCACCTGCATCTAAATCATTAATCATCAGTACGCACATTTTACCGCGTACTTTAATCAGTTCTGCTGTTTCCCGATAGCGTAGGCGGATTAACCGTGCTGGATCTCCCGCGTCTGGACTTTCTAATTCACCGCCAGAGATGAGTGTGACTTCTATACCCATCTTTTCAAAAGCTAACTCACATTGAAAGGTTTTTCCTTCGCCCTTGCGTCCATGAATTCCTAAAATTAAAGGGACTCTAATACCAGGAATATTCAAGAAGTTCTTGGTGATGTGAACAGCAAGTTTGTCTAAAAAGCGCGGAGCAATATAATAAGCCACAAATTTATCCCTGGTTAAGTTAATATTTATTAAAATTAATGCTAAGTTTTTTTGGGGTCTAATGTTTATTTATCTTTCGGTAGAATTTAAAAAGTTCTACCATAAACGTTGTACAGGATAGGTATCAAAAATTGCATCTGCACTGAGAATAGGTATATTTTCTGCTATAGCTTGTGCAATCAACATTCTGTCAAAGGGGTCACGATGATGTAAAGGTAGTTGGGAAACAGCTAAAACATGATCAATTTTGATGGTAATTAATTGAATATTAGTCATAGTTATTTGCTGTTCGACAAAATCAGCAAAACTCGAATTTAAGTTGAGTTTACCAATACTGTGTTTGATTGCGATTTCCCAAACACTGATAATGCTTAAGACATTTTCATTCCTTTCAATTTGCGATCGCACATTACCAGTTATTCGAGGATCACCCATAATAAACCAAATAAACGTATGGGTGTCCAGTAGTTGTCTCATTCCATATACTCCTTAAAATCTTCTAGTGGTTCATCAAAATCATCAGATATTGTAACTATTCCCTTAGCACTACCAAATTTAAGGCGGCGTTTAACTGGCAATACAGGAGTTAATTTTACAACAGGTTGATTATCTTTAATGATGATAATTTCCTCCCCCTCAAGTGCTGCATCAATTAAGTCTGACAAATGTTGAGATGCTTCAGCTAAAGTAATTTGTGTCATAATTTTTGCCTAAATGAGTGTCGCTGCATCTAGTATAGGCAATTTTTATCTAAACCAATTTATCCACGCATCCCAATTGTCAACAATTTGGGCAAATTCTCTATAACCTGCGGCTCTGGGATGTGCGCCATCATAATTTCTGGCTTCTTCTAACCAAATATTGGACTTATTCAATATGGAAAAAACGTTCAGATAAGGGACATTTAATTCATAACAAATTACTGCAAATTCTTCAGATAAATTAGCAATTCTTTGATTTTGTTTCTCATCGCCACATGGTGCAGTGCTAATCATTAAAACAGGATATAACTGTTGAGCTTCACTCAAAATACTATGGATATTTTCCAATGATTCTGTGATATCAACACGAGGTTTACCATTTTCGATAGTTGTGTCGTTTGCTCCAAGGGAAAATACTACCCTACCATCGTATTCTTTGGGTAAACGATACGAAACTTCTCTGAGCCAACGATGTCTCAGTTCTGTACTCGTTTCCCTCCTTACGCCTAAATTATAGTAGGTGATATCATGACCTTTTTTGTTAGCATTTACACATATTCTACCTGTCCAACCCAAGCATTCTGGATCACCTGTCCCATTAACAAATGATTCGCCTAGAAAGCAAATTCTGAATTGTGATATATGTTTTAAATTCATAAAATTTTATGGTTTTGTAAATTTGTGTTAAAAACTGCGAGTATTCCCGCAGATATTCTGGTGAAATTGCGCTCCGATAAATTGACCCCTGGGCGAGTTGCTCAAGCTATGGGAGGAGTTTTTGCGGTGATTGGTACTCCCACAAGCTCACCCAAACCTCGCGGAAAGTCCCCTGGTTGGCAAACAGGGAAAAAGCGTCACAGTAGAAACCGATGCCCCATTGTTAAAAAAACAGTAACTCCACCACGTAAAGAACCATCTATTGCGGTTTAATTAGAGTTTAAGCGATCGCACCAGGCACAGCATAAATGGTTATAGACATTAACTTTTCCCCCTTCCCTAGTAGGGAAGGGGGTTAGGGGGTTAGGTTTCGCGTTAGCTTTTCCACATAACCTGAAAAGTCAGAGTTACTTCGAGGATAATACTAGCCTTTGAGATACTCCCACGGTTTTAAAATGGGTGATTTTGGGTTCAAACAGTTTCAATCCATATTTGGAGTTTAAATACATTCCAAAACTGTTTAAATAAAAAGAATTACACTATAAATTACAAAACAAACATAAAGCAACATAAAAACTTAGATTAAAAACAATAAAGCTATTAAATACATACAATTCAAACAATTAACTTCTATTTTTTGCTTACATTATCCAAAGGTTTCCCTTGGTTTAGCAATTTTTCTTCTGTCAAACTATTTACATACTGAAAACGTATGTTTAATATAAATTCAGTGGTGAGCAAAGACAGATGTCTAGCAACTACTCAAAATCAACAATGAGTTCAAGTACAAAAAAATGGCAGTCGAAAAAACTAATTCTTCTTCAAGCTTGGCAGAAGTTATTGACCGTATCTTAGACAAAGGTATCGTTGTAGATGCTTGGGTACGTGTTTCTTTGGTTGGGATTGAATTACTAGCTATCGAAGCTCGCATCGTGATTGCGTCTGTTGAAACCTACTTGAAATATGCAGAAGCTGTAGGTCTTACTCAGTCCGCCGCAATGCCTGCTTAATTCTTAAACAGATACCATAACATCAGCATTGTTAATTTGGTAATTCTCATGTTTATCTGCTTTTATCTGATTATCTAGATAGTCTTAAACCAAGATTTATCTGAAGATGAAAAGAAAAAAGCAGATATTCTTTTAGTTACAGGACTTACGCAAGAGTCACAATTGGTGGTTGGTGCGTGACGCTATAAGTCTCATAACTACGTTCAAATATTCTCGCAGCGTCACGCACCCTACAGAAAAAATATGCCAGTTGTGTAAGTCCTAAGTTAATTATTGGTTATTTTTTTATGCCTTATGATCGATTATGTAATTATATATTGGAAAATAAAATTGAATAAGAAAATCCCCTAATCTTCTAGCGAAAAAGCTAGTCAGAATAGGGGAAAGATTAAATTCAACAATGAGTTCTAATTTAAAAATTCAGATATAAATACCCTGGGCTATTAATTATTTCAGTATAAGACCTACCAAAGCTTAAAATTCTACTCAATCTTTGTGGCATTTAATAACAATTAACTCCTTTATTGGGAGGAGTTAATTAGATGACAATACTTATTGATAATCCCTGTATACAGGATAACACAAAAAAATTAATTTTGCATATAATTATTTAATTTTTGATTTTAAAAATCTGTGCTAAATAACTCTTGCATAAATGCTTAATCTGTCATGTTGAGCAAAGCGAAACATCTCAACGATTCTACATTTCATTCAGAATGACACATCTCATTTTCGGACTTTTGCAAGAGGTCTTAGCTATTTCAGTAAGTAGCTATAATGAAAAATTTCTTCTCCAAATCCGCCAGCTTTTTCCAGTCAGATAGGCGCAAAAAGCGAATCTAAACAAAATTTGCCACTCCCTGGGTTTATACTTAAAAGATATCAGGAATTTAACGTTTAAGTAAGTATTTTTACTGTAGTTTTAAGTGCTACTATCTATATATTCTTGATCATATTCTTTTAAGATACCAAATTAAACCCGATCATTAACTGCAAATATGTACAGATATTAAGCCATGTCTTTTCAAGTAACAGATGTATTAGAAGCAGGGCGTATATATAGAAGCATAGGCAAAATACCTATTGATTTATTGCGTGTAGAGGTTTATCGTGCTTGGGAAAGATCACATCTTCAAGGAGCTAACCCTCACGCTTTACAAGCAGAAAAACTTTCAGTCTTGGATACGGAACGTTTAGTAGAGTCAAATACCTATTTAATTAATGCGGCTCGTCCTTATTTCCGCATATTATCACAAGCGGTTGGCAGAGAACGTCATGCGGTAATGTTAAGCAATCATCATGCCATCTTATTAGATGTAGTTGGCGATGAGCAAACGATACATGGGACAGAAGGATTTCCTGTACCCGGAACTCTGCTGTCAGAAGCAGTAGCTGGTGCTAATGGTATCGGTACACCACTAGCGGAAGAAAATTATACAGAAATTGTGGCAGCAGAACATTTTATTGAGGGGTTTCATCCTTTTAGTTGTCAGGGAACGCCTCTGCGTAATGATCAAGGGGAAATTGTCGGAGTCTTAAGTATTTCTGCACGTAGTCCAGATGTAAGACAACGGCTTAAAGAGATACTAATTTGTGCTTCCCAAGGTATTGAAGCAGAATTTTTGGTAGCCAACCTCGAAAAAGATGTTCGTCATGTCCTAGAATCTCATGCCGATGACTATCAACCATTAGAAAATCTGCGTCAGGACATTATCCAAGCGCATCAAGCAACTCGCTTACAACTAGAAATTGTATCTCGAATGGTAGTCGCTAATCGTATAGATTATGCAATGCAATTGCTTCAGCAGGCTGAAAAATCAATTCAATTATTTCGCCGCCGTGCTACATTTTGGCGCAACTTAGCATCTTTGGAACGTGATGTACCTAAACCTTTGTCACTCACCGATGTCATCTGTAATTTAGTTGATTTGCTATCGACTGAGGCCACAATTCGTAAGGTTGAAGTTGTTTTGTGCTTGACAGAGCCAATTATAGTAGTGGCTGATTTAAACAATCTTCTACGGAAACTATTGCGCTATTTTCTGCAAGCTTTTGAGATTGCAAATCAAGGCGGTACAGTAGCAGTAGAAGTAAATAAGATACCGAATTCTGAATTGGTAGAAGTGGCTTTTAAACCAATTCCAGTATTCAATATTTCTCAATTAGATATTGCTCCTTGTACTTTTACTATACCAAGAGAGGAAAAAAGGTGATGCAATCTAAGAATTTAAGTGGGCGCAAAGTGCTGATTGCTGATGATGACGATGATAGCCGAACTCTGCTAGGTTTTTTACTTGAACAAGAGAACTGGGAAGTTATAGAAGCGCGCGATGGCAAAGAAGCTGTAGAAAAAGTGCTGCAAGAGAAACCCGATTTACTTATTTTAGATTACAGAATGCCTGAGTTAACAGGAACTGAAGTGTGTCAACATCTCATGTTAACAGGAATTAATTTGGTAACTGTGTTAGTTACAGCCCATAGACATATAGAGGAATTAACCTCATCTGTGGGTACTTCTTATTTTGTGAGTAAACCCTATGATATTGTAGAATTACTTAACACCATTGAGTCTGCATACGAAAAATCTCTAACTCAGAATAATCATCAACTTTGTCCTAGGATTGGCTAGGAGATGCTAACAACCAGCATTTTGACCATATGCTTTATCTCTGCGCTTTGAGAGAAAGAATTAAGTTGCTAACTATTTATTATTGATTTGCGGCTGCCAAATTTTGATTGTTTTGTCTTTACTGCTACTCACTAGGATTTGCTTAAGAGGGCTGGTGGCGATCGCTAAAATCCAGTCAGAATGTCCAGAAAGGGTACGGAGCAATTCGCCGGTGTGCCAATCCCAAATTTTGATTTTATTGTCAAGACTTCCACTAACTAAGGTTTGTGGATCACTACCCAAACTCAGAGTCACAACCCGTGAAGTATGACCGACTAGGGTATGCAGGAGTTCGGTTTTTCGCCAATTCCAAATTTTAATTGTCTTATCCCAACTAGCACTGGCGAGTGTTTTACCGTCCCGGCTAAAGATCACCGATCGCACCGCGTCTTTGTGTTGTGCGATCGCACAGATGAGTTTCCCTGTATGCAAATCCCAAACCTTGATGGTTTTATCAAGTCCTCCAGTCGCAAAAGTCTTCCCATCAGGACTGATCGCTACAGAGAAAACCCGACCCTCATGTCCATGAATTGTATGCAGCAGCTTGTCTGTATATAAGTTCCAAATTTTGATGCTACCATCTTCATTGCCACTGACGAGGATCTGTCCATCATGACTGATAGCAACTGACCAAACAGCACCGGAATTGGTATTGATTGTCCTCATCAGTTCAAAGGTTTGAAAATTCCAAATCTTTATCGTCTGATCTCCACTCCCACTAGCAAGAGTTTGCCCATCTGTGCTGAGAGCGATCGCCCTGACCGTATCGTTATGTCCTATAAGTGTGAATATAATCTCTTTAGTATTTAAATTCCAAACATTAATAGTTTTATCTGCACTAGCACTAACTAAAGTCTGCCCATTTTTGCTGAGTGCAACAGACCATACAGAATCTGAATGACCAGTTAAAGTTTTGGTCGGAGTAATATTTTTGGGAGTAAAAAGAGGATTTCTTGTCGGAATAGAATTGGGAACTTTTGGGACATCACCAGCAAATGGTGCGACTTTAAGAAAGTAGTAACCGATAAGTATTAATGTGAGTAGGAAAACATTGCTGGCTATGATTCCTAGTATCAAAGCCGATTTACCAGAGAAGTTAGCAGCTGCTTTGTGACGATCTTTTACGTTAGTTCTAGCTAGGAGTATCTGTTGATAATCTTCTGCTGAGGGCATTACTAATGGCAAGTCATTCTGGATAATCGTGTTATGAGTAGTTTCATGAGCATAGACGACACCCTGCATTCCTGAAGGTGTTGTTTTCTGTCTGGTAGTATAAAATAAATTCCGATCAGCAATTGAATTATCTTGTATTTTTTCCTCAACCGCAAAAACAAACAAATTGATTAATTCTCCCTGATGAAGGGCAATCTGGCTTTGCTCAATCATATCTCTAGGAATCTTTACCCCAGTACAGGCAGGTTGATAACTCCACAAGTCGGGGATGACCAAGTTTTCTAAAGAAACAGGAAGATTTTGCCTATCCATGAGCCTGACTGGCCCGGTGCATAAGCAAATAAAAATATTTTCGAGTTGTGAAGGCTGTAGTTGACCTGCTAAATAATAACAAACAAAGTAGGGAACATCACTGCGGCCAAAATCATCTAGTCCATCGTTATATAACCAACCAAACAAGCTCTGCTCTGAGGTTAGCTGATATAGATAAGCCGCTCGATAACCAGCACTGGGAGGATTATAGGAATCCCAATACTGATAAACTACCTGTTCGATGAAGGCTTGCTTAATTTCCGTGGGAATCTCTCTACTCACCACGGTTTTAAATCCCACGACAGGAAAGCTGGTATGTACAAGTTGACCTAGGCGCAAAGAGTCCATACTAATCTAGAAAAGCCTCTGGAGTATGAGTTGGCGACTTCAATTTTGTGGAGGAGTGTTTGGTGATGCTTCTGTTGTCGGCATTTGTTGGGGAACAAGTGTCAATCGATTGAAGGCAAAGAAAAGTGACGCGATCGCCCCAAGTAAAGTTACACCAACTAAAGACATGATTAAAATAGACCTGTGGTTTTTTGCTGGTAATATCTCAGCAGTGGATAAGCTCTGGGTTGAGTTACTCGCTACATCTGGTTGTGATGAAACATTGTCAGCATGATGGAGATGTGATAATAGCCAGAGGAGTGGAGTCGCCGCACCTTTAGCCATGAGACGAGAAACACCTTTTATAGAAACAATAGGTATAGCTGAATAGAATATTTGATGCGTGGCTTTCACAGTATCAAGGTAAGTAATCAGTGGTTGCAGGTTTTGCTCAATTTTTAGCTGGGTGGCTGGATTGAGTTCCAGCAAGTCGCACTTAGTTAAAATTAGTGCAAAAGCATATTTTATATTATACTTGTAGACCACAGAGGCGATCGCGGCTACTTGATTGTAAATGTCCTCAATTGACCGTAGATAATCTTGATCCTGTATCAGAGAATTGGCATTAATAAATACACAGCAACCATTAGAAGTAAGTATCATTTCTTGAAATTCAGGATTATTAATATTACAGGACTCCCCAGGAACATCCCACCAGCGAAAATGACACACTGTTTTTACACCCTCTGGACTTTGAGTTTTCAAACTAAAGTTAAAATTAGTGATTTTTATGGTGGCGGGTGGATATAGATTGGTGCGAGCAACATGGTTTTTAATCTTTTCCAGGTTTGCTTGTACATCGTTATCTTGACAATCGAACCACAACTGCTGAGAATTGTCTGCGTGATTATCAGGATGTAATTCTGCGTAGCTACCAGCTAGAAAAACTGTTTTGCCTACTCCTCGTTGACCAATACTTAACAGGCTAAATGTTTCTGGGGTAGTTGTAGGTAATAAGTTCATATCATCACCGTATCTGTAACAGCTCTGTAATTT from Nostoc sp. UHCC 0870 includes these protein-coding regions:
- a CDS encoding type II toxin-antitoxin system VapC family toxin; protein product: MRQLLDTHTFIWFIMGDPRITGNVRSQIERNENVLSIISVWEIAIKHSIGKLNLNSSFADFVEQQITMTNIQLITIKIDHVLAVSQLPLHHRDPFDRMLIAQAIAENIPILSADAIFDTYPVQRLW
- a CDS encoding UDP-glucose dehydrogenase family protein, producing MRVCVIGTGYVGLVTGACLAHIGHDVICVDNNEEKVKLMKSGQSPIFEPGLSEIMQSAIQSGKIEFTTDLAAGVTHGEILFIAVGTPPLPTGESDTRYVEAVARGIGANLNGGYKVIVNKSTVPIGSGDWVRMIVMDGIAEREKTLVTAGGGTSEDQLPELVPQFDVVSNPEFLREGSAVYDTFNPDRIVLGGNSTKAISMMQELYSPIVERKFAEDKSLPPVAVLATDLSSAEMIKYAANAFLATKISFINEVANICDRVGADVTQVAKGIGLDSRIGSKFLQAGIGWGGSCFPKDVSALIHTADDYGYEAQLLKSAVTVNERQRLIALEKLQQVLKILKGKTVGLLGLTFKPDTDDLRDAPALNLIEQLNRLGAKVKAYDPIISQTGMRHGLSGVLVETDAERLADGCDALVLVTEWQQFSSLDYTKMAQLMSNPVIIDGRNFLDPETMIRAGFQYVGVGRR
- a CDS encoding UDP-glucuronic acid decarboxylase family protein; amino-acid sequence: MRILVTGGAGFIGSHLIDRLIPEGHEVICLDNFYTGHKRNILKWMNHPNFELIRHDITEPIRLEVDQIYHLACPASPVHYQYNPVKTVKTNVMGTLNMLGLAKRVKARFFLASTSEVYGDPEVHPQPEEYRGSVNPIGLRSCYDEGKRIAETLAFDYYRQNKVDIRVVRIFNTYGPRMLENDGRVVSNFIVQALRGTPLTVYGDGSQTRSFCYVSDLVEGFIRLMNSDYIGPLNLGNPGEYTILELAQAVQNLINPDAEIKFEPLPADDPRRRQPDITKAKTLLNWQPTIPLEEGLKITIEDFRDRVKNSV
- a CDS encoding ribulose bisphosphate carboxylase small subunit, translating into MAYYIAPRFLDKLAVHITKNFLNIPGIRVPLILGIHGRKGEGKTFQCELAFEKMGIEVTLISGGELESPDAGDPARLIRLRYRETAELIKVRGKMCVLMINDLDAGAGRFDEGTQYTVNTQLVNATLMNIADNPTDVQLPGSYDSNPIRRVPIIVTGNDFSTLYAPLIRDGRMEKFYWDPNRDDKVGIVGGIFAEDGISPREIEQLVDTFPNQSIDFYSALRSRIYDEQIRQFIHQVGYEGISSRVVNSLEGPPAFKKPNFNLSHLIESGKFIVGEQQRVETSQLVDEYNRLNRGRSYQPAPLPEVTPKIQPSTNGSPTHHSVSSHLSLETQEQIRQILSQGHQINFEHVDERRFRIGSWQSCGTIHIDAESDAISALEACLAEYSGEYVRLVGIDPKAKRRVVETIIQRPNGKN
- the gvpA gene encoding gas vesicle structural protein GvpA, with translation MAVEKTNSSSSLAEVIDRILDKGIVVDAWVRVSLVGIELLAIEARIVIASVETYLKYAEAVGLTQSAAMPA
- a CDS encoding GDSL-type esterase/lipase family protein produces the protein MNLKHISQFRICFLGESFVNGTGDPECLGWTGRICVNANKKGHDITYYNLGVRRETSTELRHRWLREVSYRLPKEYDGRVVFSLGANDTTIENGKPRVDITESLENIHSILSEAQQLYPVLMISTAPCGDEKQNQRIANLSEEFAVICYELNVPYLNVFSILNKSNIWLEEARNYDGAHPRAAGYREFAQIVDNWDAWINWFR
- a CDS encoding LmeA family phospholipid-binding protein codes for the protein MFGGLTGLQDPKGTDWGEKMLNTVASQTIRHLFTQSELVEVLVRCYPSSKLLQGSIDSFKMSGRGLVIRRDFAVEEMSFETDAVAIDFGAVLSGKLNLKQPTQAIAQIVLSEDGINQAFNAELVKKRLINLSVPALTELSGGKPVSFTEVQVQLLPQSRLRLSAKADLNSGELIPLQMTLSLSVEKRRRIAFKDPKIELDQVPEAQKEISQTLSLALAEILDNMVDLDRFDLDGVKMRLNRLETEGQRLIFSGYAEIERIPRSS
- a CDS encoding type II toxin-antitoxin system Phd/YefM family antitoxin, yielding MTQITLAEASQHLSDLIDAALEGEEIIIIKDNQPVVKLTPVLPVKRRLKFGSAKGIVTISDDFDEPLEDFKEYME